A single Fundidesulfovibrio soli DNA region contains:
- the flhA gene encoding flagellar biosynthesis protein FlhA, translating into MAKTDILDINYARFSTQGDIMLAGGVVLILFVMLVPVPTLVIDLMLTLSISISLVVLVTSMFMTSPLEFSIYPTLLLVTTLMRLSLNVASTRLILLHGDEGTGAAGQVIRAFGEFVVGGNYVIGVVVFLILFSLNKTVIVAGTTRIAEVAARFTLDAMPGKQMAIEADLNAGIITEQQANKRREMIRKEADFYGAMDGAGKFVSGDVKATILIAVINIVGGILIGMLQKGMDWKTAASTYTILTIGDGLVSIIPSIIISTSAGLIVSRAAAEARMGEEFIAQLTYHPKALRLVSGILLLFGLVPGMPFIPFTALAGLMFLLAGVSQKQKNILAEGQAEDEKPKPQELETPEEVQQLLPLDALELEVGYGLIPLVDEDQNGNLLARIRSIRRQFALDMGVIIPSLHLRDNLQLKPGQYAVLIKGNEVASAEILIDHYLAMDPGDVKHRIQGVDTREPAFNLPALWIPDASKEEAMLAGYTVVDPATVISTHLTEVFKRNLHEFLGRQEVQSLLDNLHKRAPKAVEELVPGVLNLGAVQKVLQNLVREGVSVRDMLTIVETLADYGHATKDPDQLTEYVRSRMGRSIVKPFLTSESALPIFTLAPNVETIIRDSIRRTDTGTYMAMDPGSAQSLITNLNQHLERAMLSEGQPVLLVTPTSRPHLAQLLNRFIPTLPVISQAEIPADIKLQSIAIIGLSHAG; encoded by the coding sequence ATGGCCAAGACCGACATCCTGGACATAAACTACGCGCGGTTCTCCACCCAGGGCGACATCATGCTCGCGGGCGGCGTGGTGCTGATCCTCTTCGTGATGCTCGTGCCGGTGCCCACCCTGGTCATCGACCTGATGCTCACATTGTCGATCTCCATCAGCCTCGTGGTGCTGGTCACCTCCATGTTCATGACCTCGCCCCTTGAGTTCTCCATCTACCCCACGCTGCTCTTGGTCACCACGTTGATGCGCTTGTCGCTCAACGTGGCCTCCACGCGCCTGATCCTGCTGCACGGCGACGAAGGCACGGGCGCGGCGGGCCAAGTCATCCGGGCCTTCGGCGAGTTCGTGGTGGGCGGCAACTACGTCATCGGCGTGGTGGTGTTCCTGATCCTGTTCTCGCTCAACAAGACCGTCATCGTGGCGGGCACCACGCGTATCGCGGAGGTGGCCGCCCGCTTCACCCTGGACGCCATGCCCGGCAAGCAGATGGCCATCGAGGCGGACCTCAACGCGGGCATCATCACCGAGCAGCAGGCCAACAAGCGCCGCGAGATGATCCGCAAGGAGGCCGACTTCTACGGCGCCATGGACGGCGCGGGCAAGTTCGTTTCGGGTGACGTGAAGGCGACGATCCTCATCGCGGTCATCAACATTGTGGGCGGCATCCTCATCGGCATGCTCCAGAAGGGCATGGACTGGAAGACCGCGGCCTCCACCTACACCATCCTGACCATCGGCGACGGTCTGGTCTCCATCATCCCCTCGATCATCATCTCCACGTCCGCGGGCCTCATCGTCTCCCGCGCGGCCGCCGAGGCGCGCATGGGCGAGGAGTTCATCGCCCAGCTGACCTACCACCCCAAGGCTCTGCGCCTGGTCAGCGGCATCCTTCTGCTCTTCGGCCTGGTGCCGGGGATGCCCTTCATCCCCTTCACCGCGCTGGCCGGGCTCATGTTCCTGCTCGCCGGTGTGAGCCAGAAGCAGAAGAACATCCTTGCCGAAGGCCAGGCGGAGGACGAAAAGCCCAAGCCCCAGGAGCTTGAGACCCCAGAGGAGGTCCAGCAGCTGCTTCCCCTCGACGCCCTGGAGCTGGAAGTGGGCTACGGCCTGATCCCCCTGGTGGACGAGGACCAGAACGGCAACCTCCTGGCGCGCATCCGCTCCATCCGCCGCCAGTTCGCCCTGGACATGGGCGTCATCATCCCGTCGCTCCACCTGCGCGACAACCTGCAGCTCAAGCCGGGCCAGTACGCCGTGCTCATCAAGGGCAACGAGGTGGCCTCGGCCGAGATTCTCATCGACCACTACCTGGCCATGGACCCGGGCGACGTGAAGCACCGCATCCAGGGCGTGGACACCCGCGAGCCCGCCTTCAACCTGCCCGCGCTGTGGATTCCCGACGCCTCCAAGGAGGAGGCCATGCTGGCGGGCTACACCGTGGTGGACCCGGCCACCGTGATCTCCACGCACCTCACCGAGGTCTTCAAGCGCAACCTGCACGAGTTCCTGGGCCGCCAGGAGGTGCAGTCCCTGCTGGACAACCTGCACAAGCGCGCCCCCAAGGCCGTGGAGGAGCTGGTGCCCGGCGTGCTCAACCTGGGCGCGGTGCAGAAGGTGCTGCAGAACCTGGTGCGCGAGGGCGTCTCCGTGCGCGACATGCTGACCATCGTCGAAACTTTGGCGGACTACGGCCACGCCACCAAGGACCCCGACCAGCTCACCGAATACGTCCGCTCCCGCATGGGCCGCTCCATCGTGAAGCCCTTCCTCACCTCGGAGTCGGCGCTGCCCATCTTCACCCTGGCCCCAAACGTGGAGACCATCATCCGCGACTCCATCCGCCGCACGGACACCGGCACATACATGGCCATGGACCCGGGCTCGGCGCAGTCGCTCATCACCAACCTCAACCAGCACCTGGAGCGGGCCATGCTGAGCGAAGGCCAGCCCGTCCTGCTCGTGACGCCCACCTCCAGGCCCCACTTGGCCCAGCTTTTGAATAGGTTCATCCCGACGCTGCCGGTGATCTCACAGGCCGAAATACCGGCGGACATAAAGCTGCAATCCATCGCCATCATAGGACTGAGCCATGCGGGTTAA
- the flhB gene encoding flagellar type III secretion system protein FlhB → MAEKDPSRTEPATQKRITDARKKGSVAKSAELPKLAVLLMGALAVRMTIGTYESEMTAIFRWFLSDGMRTEITMSSVNAMLLDVCMRLAKMLLPLLLIIAATAYTVMRIQVGSLWINHLANFNWGKLFNPMNGLKALFADPKALVRLARQVAQAAAIAIAPYIVLKKEFASFIPLFYNNAHGLAVYILQSSMTMLWYTLVPMALIAAFDVWYTRWDYAESMKMTKGEVKDEHRNVEGDPQVKSKQRQKMFEVMGKRMLKNVPKADVVITNPTHIAVALQYNPLIAPAPIVVAKGADYLAQKIKDIAYDNGVPVRENKPLARALYKDSDVGEVIPEELFQAVAAVLATLNKYRNRIPR, encoded by the coding sequence ATGGCGGAGAAAGACCCCAGCAGAACAGAACCGGCGACACAAAAACGCATAACCGACGCCCGCAAGAAGGGCTCCGTCGCCAAGAGCGCCGAGCTGCCCAAGCTGGCCGTGCTGCTCATGGGCGCGCTGGCCGTGCGCATGACCATAGGCACCTACGAATCGGAGATGACCGCCATCTTCCGCTGGTTCCTGAGCGACGGGATGCGCACCGAGATCACCATGAGCAGCGTCAACGCCATGCTGCTCGACGTCTGCATGCGCCTGGCCAAGATGCTTTTGCCCCTGCTGCTCATCATCGCGGCCACGGCCTACACGGTGATGCGCATCCAGGTGGGCAGCCTGTGGATCAACCACCTGGCCAACTTCAATTGGGGCAAGCTTTTCAACCCCATGAACGGCCTCAAAGCCCTGTTCGCCGACCCCAAGGCCCTGGTGCGCCTGGCCCGTCAGGTGGCCCAGGCCGCGGCCATCGCCATCGCCCCCTACATCGTGCTCAAGAAGGAGTTCGCCAGCTTCATCCCGCTGTTCTACAACAACGCCCACGGCCTGGCCGTCTACATCCTGCAAAGCTCCATGACCATGCTCTGGTACACCCTGGTGCCCATGGCCCTCATCGCCGCCTTCGACGTCTGGTACACCCGCTGGGACTACGCCGAGAGCATGAAGATGACCAAGGGCGAGGTGAAGGACGAGCACCGCAACGTGGAGGGCGACCCGCAGGTCAAGTCCAAGCAGCGGCAGAAGATGTTCGAGGTCATGGGCAAGCGCATGCTCAAGAACGTGCCCAAGGCCGACGTGGTCATCACCAACCCCACCCACATCGCGGTGGCCCTGCAGTACAACCCCCTCATCGCCCCGGCCCCCATCGTGGTGGCCAAGGGCGCCGACTACCTGGCCCAGAAGATCAAGGACATCGCCTACGACAACGGCGTGCCCGTGCGCGAGAACAAGCCTCTGGCACGGGCATTGTATAAGGATTCGGACGTAGGGGAGGTGATCCCCGAGGAACTCTTCCAGGCAGTGGCCGCAGTGCTCGCCACCCTGAACAAGTACCGCAACCGCATCCCCCGTTAG
- the fliR gene encoding flagellar biosynthetic protein FliR: MELFNLQAVQFFSLFLTIIRVSLVVFLLPFFGAGAIPNPVKGALCIVLSLAIWPRLSFPGELLPLDALGLILMIAGELVLGLVLDIIVNFLFSAVMTGGHMVGFSMGFSMMSVLDPMTGSSDSVTAQLLNQCTIMMFLAMNGHLFLLTSLAQSFQLVPPGALFITPALADSVLRFSSELFVLAVKISAPVIAALFLVDLALALVSRAAPQMNVIQIGFPVKISVGFLFMTLTMAALAHYVADFIGELGPMYTAVMHRIPGR; the protein is encoded by the coding sequence ATGGAACTCTTCAACCTCCAGGCCGTCCAGTTCTTCAGCCTGTTCCTCACCATCATCCGGGTGAGCCTGGTGGTGTTTCTGCTGCCCTTCTTCGGGGCCGGGGCCATCCCCAACCCGGTCAAGGGCGCGCTGTGCATCGTGCTCAGCCTCGCCATCTGGCCCAGGCTCTCCTTCCCGGGCGAACTGCTGCCCCTGGACGCCCTGGGCCTGATCTTGATGATCGCGGGTGAGCTGGTGCTTGGCCTCGTTCTGGACATCATCGTCAACTTCCTGTTCTCGGCGGTGATGACGGGCGGGCATATGGTGGGCTTCTCCATGGGCTTCTCCATGATGAGCGTGCTCGACCCCATGACCGGCTCCTCGGACTCCGTCACCGCCCAGTTGCTCAACCAGTGCACCATCATGATGTTCCTGGCCATGAACGGGCATCTGTTCCTGCTCACCAGCCTGGCCCAGAGCTTCCAGCTGGTGCCGCCCGGGGCCTTGTTCATCACCCCCGCCCTGGCCGACTCCGTGCTCCGGTTCTCGTCGGAGCTGTTCGTGCTGGCCGTGAAGATCAGCGCGCCCGTGATCGCCGCGCTCTTTCTGGTGGACCTGGCCCTGGCGCTGGTCTCCCGCGCGGCGCCGCAGATGAACGTGATCCAGATCGGCTTCCCCGTGAAGATCAGCGTGGGTTTCCTGTTCATGACGCTTACAATGGCCGCTCTGGCGCACTACGTGGCCGACTTCATCGGGGAGCTTGGCCCCATGTACACGGCGGTGATGCACCGCATCCCCGGCAGGTAG
- a CDS encoding M23 family metallopeptidase, with translation MPHSSGLELFKDTANRYRRLSVRWPLVAAAAILCLLVLAGNAWWLAAMLSRPALEEELEEIAKTSAQRKQVAQRIIEISGGLDEGTARLREGDAALRKMISLDKEARQAAAGVDAGNSAAADPKALLDRMELSDNFLRALSKRVEPRKIDAAALGRLLSVGPALPGSVPDAWPVRGVVSSEFGVRLSPFAGQEEFHKGVDIMAPAGTPVRAPAPGLVSFAGEDSEGNMTVVLDHGGGYVTAFSHMQRLDVRAGARVERGDSLGGVGQDGRSTGPHLHYEVRFAGVPVNPAAYLGGAAPAPGKS, from the coding sequence ATGCCCCACTCTTCCGGCCTCGAACTCTTCAAGGACACAGCCAACCGCTACAGGCGGCTGAGCGTGCGCTGGCCCCTGGTGGCCGCGGCCGCGATCCTCTGTCTGCTGGTGCTGGCGGGCAACGCCTGGTGGCTCGCGGCCATGCTCTCCCGCCCGGCCCTGGAGGAGGAGCTGGAGGAGATCGCCAAGACCTCGGCCCAGCGCAAACAGGTGGCCCAGCGCATCATCGAGATATCCGGCGGCCTGGACGAAGGCACTGCCCGCCTGCGCGAGGGCGACGCGGCCCTGCGCAAGATGATCAGCCTGGACAAGGAGGCCCGGCAGGCCGCCGCGGGCGTGGACGCGGGCAACAGCGCCGCGGCCGACCCCAAGGCCCTGCTGGACCGCATGGAGCTCTCAGACAACTTCCTGCGCGCCCTTTCCAAGCGTGTGGAGCCGCGCAAGATCGACGCGGCGGCTCTTGGCAGGCTGCTCTCAGTGGGCCCGGCCCTTCCCGGCTCCGTGCCGGACGCCTGGCCGGTTCGCGGTGTTGTCTCCTCGGAATTCGGCGTGCGCCTCTCCCCCTTCGCCGGGCAGGAGGAATTCCACAAGGGCGTGGACATCATGGCCCCGGCCGGCACCCCGGTGCGCGCCCCGGCCCCTGGGCTGGTGAGTTTCGCCGGGGAGGACTCCGAGGGCAACATGACCGTGGTCCTGGACCACGGCGGTGGCTACGTCACCGCATTCTCCCACATGCAGCGCCTGGACGTCCGGGCCGGGGCGCGCGTGGAGCGAGGGGACTCCCTGGGCGGCGTCGGCCAGGACGGCCGCTCCACCGGGCCGCACCTGCACTACGAGGTGCGCTTCGCGGGCGTGCCCGTGAACCCGGCCGCCTACCTGGGCGGCGCGGCGCCCGCTCCCGGGAAATCGTAG
- a CDS encoding tRNA lysidine(34) synthetase has product MSFKRVKAEKATYAQKVCVGQAGKLMRQLEMLTPGSRVGVAVSGGVDSFVMLNVLRLRQRIVPFKFDVLALHVNPGFDVASHAPLIEWCAEKGVALHAEVTDHGPRAHSPENRKASACFYCAMLRRTRLFQLCEQYGLTHLAIGHNADDLATTFFMNVFQTGKVQGLSASEPFFGGRLQMIRPLLTVEKDHIKRAARQWGLPIWSNPCPSAGNTRRSDFEGWLKEMYARDRRFRANAFGALTRWQIDSGLPKP; this is encoded by the coding sequence ATGTCATTCAAACGCGTCAAGGCCGAGAAGGCCACCTATGCCCAGAAGGTCTGCGTGGGCCAGGCGGGCAAGCTCATGCGCCAGCTGGAGATGCTCACCCCGGGCTCGCGCGTGGGCGTGGCCGTCTCCGGCGGCGTGGACAGCTTCGTGATGCTCAACGTCCTGCGCCTGCGCCAGCGCATCGTGCCCTTCAAGTTCGACGTGCTGGCCCTGCACGTGAACCCCGGGTTCGACGTGGCCTCCCACGCCCCGCTCATCGAGTGGTGCGCCGAAAAGGGCGTGGCCCTGCACGCGGAAGTCACCGACCACGGCCCACGCGCCCACTCCCCCGAGAACCGCAAGGCCTCGGCCTGCTTCTACTGCGCCATGCTGCGCCGCACGCGGCTGTTCCAGCTCTGCGAGCAGTACGGGCTGACCCACCTGGCCATCGGCCACAACGCCGACGACCTGGCGACCACCTTCTTCATGAACGTGTTCCAGACCGGCAAGGTCCAGGGCCTCTCGGCCTCGGAACCCTTTTTCGGCGGCAGGCTCCAGATGATCCGCCCCCTGCTCACCGTGGAGAAGGACCACATCAAGCGCGCCGCCCGGCAATGGGGGCTGCCCATCTGGTCCAACCCGTGCCCGTCGGCCGGCAACACCCGCCGCTCCGACTTCGAGGGCTGGCTCAAGGAGATGTACGCCCGTGACAGGCGCTTCCGCGCCAACGCCTTCGGCGCGCTGACCCGCTGGCAGATTGACAGCGGCCTGCCGAAGCCATAA
- a CDS encoding acyl-CoA thioesterase gives MDEQRRQGKPAAGSRTELSIAMLPQDANPYGSIHGGVILKHIDAAAAMAAMRHCRCNAVTVSIDQVSFLAPSRVGELVTFKAIVNHVGTTSMEVGVRVESENMFSGDVRHTASAYLTFVALDTNGKPTPAPLLILETDDERRRSEEAQNRRRRRIGDCA, from the coding sequence ATGGACGAGCAGAGACGACAAGGCAAGCCCGCAGCGGGCAGCAGGACCGAACTTTCCATCGCCATGCTGCCCCAGGACGCCAACCCCTACGGCTCCATCCACGGCGGAGTGATCCTCAAGCACATCGACGCGGCGGCGGCCATGGCCGCCATGCGCCACTGCCGCTGCAACGCGGTGACCGTCTCCATCGACCAGGTGAGCTTCCTGGCGCCCTCGCGCGTGGGCGAGCTGGTGACCTTCAAGGCCATCGTGAACCACGTGGGCACCACCTCCATGGAGGTGGGCGTGCGGGTGGAGTCTGAGAACATGTTCTCGGGCGACGTGCGCCACACCGCCTCGGCCTACCTGACCTTCGTTGCCCTGGACACCAACGGCAAGCCCACCCCGGCCCCGCTGCTCATCCTGGAGACCGACGACGAGCGCCGCCGCAGCGAGGAAGCCCAGAACCGCAGGCGCAGGCGCATCGGGGATTGCGCCTAG
- a CDS encoding MBL fold metallo-hydrolase: protein MEPVESKDRQFVLSLDGPRWLAGFVADVPDRSGALAELARLAAGHGVNIHRLLYERGRHPSRVELTLECPESRRIGAVLDALNAKGMLSQAPEPEETPLAITDVSGVLSFKVALDDRPGALAALTERFKVMHASVIHLRYDGDAEPGMAEISVVTSGAEEVSKLLRELTGAGYHYHVLWQGGPDSSVDEVMGLSEVEAFLFKLRSSLPPERMSALEDLFSTSRAMRQALNEFRGASGESGEALAASQIYANILRLAAMAVGTTHERFTLRLTGPVRLTPVVSMYMLSCPEGANSYLLRHGDAATFLDTNFGIYFDDVMDWLALHGLDPSCVRTVLATHPDADHAGWAGKLQQRFGAEVFMHPDSAEVFRCEDRTLGHGDLCGINRPFTRLVSRLTDLVPPERISGFAPAQGEMGGFRVIGRIAVADLDFTVLESLGGHAAAQVFFLEEQRGYLFSGDYLLDPRSLSPKDRDALSVHKSLLTSTNTDSALFMREMGMLKELMRGVAANVAKNGRRAMVFPGHGEFYAVEKAEWGGARPGKQAEAPKQ from the coding sequence ATGGAGCCTGTGGAATCCAAGGACCGTCAATTCGTGCTGAGCCTGGACGGCCCCCGCTGGCTGGCCGGGTTCGTGGCGGACGTGCCGGACCGCAGCGGGGCCCTGGCCGAGCTGGCCCGGCTGGCGGCGGGCCACGGCGTGAACATCCACCGCCTGCTCTACGAGCGCGGCCGACACCCGAGCCGGGTGGAGCTGACCCTGGAGTGCCCGGAGTCGCGGCGCATCGGGGCCGTGCTGGACGCCCTCAACGCCAAGGGGATGCTGAGCCAAGCTCCCGAGCCGGAGGAGACGCCCCTGGCCATCACGGACGTCTCCGGGGTGCTCAGCTTCAAGGTGGCCCTGGACGACAGGCCCGGAGCACTGGCCGCGCTGACCGAGCGCTTCAAGGTGATGCACGCCAGCGTCATCCACCTGCGCTACGACGGCGACGCCGAGCCCGGCATGGCCGAGATCTCGGTGGTCACCAGCGGGGCGGAGGAGGTCTCCAAGCTGCTGCGCGAGTTGACGGGGGCGGGCTACCACTATCACGTGCTCTGGCAGGGCGGGCCGGACAGCAGCGTGGACGAGGTCATGGGCCTTTCCGAAGTGGAGGCCTTCCTGTTCAAGCTGCGCTCCTCCCTGCCGCCGGAGCGCATGAGCGCCCTGGAGGACCTTTTCAGCACCTCGCGGGCCATGCGCCAGGCCCTGAACGAGTTCCGTGGCGCGTCGGGCGAATCGGGCGAGGCCCTGGCCGCCTCCCAGATCTACGCCAACATCCTGCGCCTGGCTGCCATGGCCGTGGGCACCACCCATGAGCGCTTCACCCTGCGCCTGACCGGGCCTGTGCGCCTCACGCCTGTGGTGAGCATGTACATGCTCTCCTGCCCGGAGGGGGCCAACAGCTACCTGCTCAGGCACGGGGACGCCGCCACCTTCCTGGACACCAACTTCGGCATCTACTTCGACGACGTGATGGACTGGCTCGCCCTCCACGGGCTGGACCCCTCCTGCGTGCGCACCGTGCTGGCCACACACCCCGACGCCGACCACGCGGGCTGGGCGGGCAAGCTGCAGCAGCGCTTCGGGGCCGAGGTCTTCATGCACCCCGACAGCGCCGAGGTGTTCCGCTGCGAGGACCGCACCCTGGGCCACGGGGACCTCTGCGGCATCAACCGGCCCTTCACCCGCCTGGTGAGCAGGCTCACCGACCTGGTGCCCCCGGAGCGCATCTCCGGCTTCGCCCCGGCGCAGGGGGAGATGGGGGGCTTCCGCGTCATCGGGCGCATCGCCGTGGCCGACCTGGACTTCACCGTGCTCGAGAGCCTGGGCGGGCACGCGGCGGCGCAGGTGTTTTTTCTGGAGGAGCAGCGGGGCTACCTGTTCTCGGGGGACTACCTGCTGGACCCGCGCAGCCTCTCCCCCAAGGACCGCGACGCCCTCTCGGTGCACAAGTCCCTGCTGACGAGCACCAACACGGATTCCGCCCTGTTCATGCGGGAGATGGGGATGCTCAAGGAGCTCATGCGCGGCGTGGCGGCGAATGTAGCCAAGAACGGGCGCAGGGCCATGGTCTTCCCGGGGCACGGGGAGTTCTACGCGGTGGAGAAGGCGGAGTGGGGCGGCGCCCGCCCCGGCAAGCAGGCGGAAGCGCCTAAGCAATAG
- a CDS encoding HD domain-containing protein: MQIHLVGGAVRDMLLGRPVTDRDYLVIHADHETFQGRYPTARLVGKSFPVFILDGSEYAWPRGGSLEGDLLLRDLTINAVALAEDGAIHAHPLALMDLQARVLRPCSPASMRDDPVRVFRAARFAAQFPDFSPSPELLGQMRETARLGLLEGHAAERVGREVAKAMAAPKPSRFVRLLAATDCLRPWLAELEACRNVPAGPAQYHDSDVLDHICSVMDCAAGDPLLVWMALAHDLGKALTQPERLPRHHGHDEAGVAAADTLGRRLRMPMAFIEAGMAAAGEHMRAHRYRELRPGTKVDLLMRLEARRLTSRLFKLVACDGGEDMLPQVRRELRAVRAVRLPEDKQDQGEASGALLHQLRCEAISRVAG, encoded by the coding sequence ATGCAGATACATCTGGTTGGCGGTGCGGTTCGGGACATGCTTCTGGGCAGGCCCGTCACCGACCGCGACTACCTCGTCATCCACGCCGACCACGAAACATTCCAGGGGCGGTATCCCACCGCTCGCCTGGTCGGCAAGTCCTTTCCCGTCTTTATCCTGGATGGAAGCGAATACGCCTGGCCCCGGGGCGGCTCGCTGGAGGGCGACCTGCTCCTGCGCGACCTGACCATCAACGCCGTGGCCCTGGCCGAGGACGGCGCCATCCACGCCCATCCACTGGCCCTGATGGACCTCCAGGCCCGCGTGCTGCGGCCCTGCTCCCCCGCCTCCATGCGCGACGACCCGGTGCGCGTGTTCCGCGCGGCCCGCTTCGCCGCCCAGTTCCCCGACTTCTCCCCCAGCCCCGAGTTGCTAGGCCAGATGCGCGAAACCGCCCGCCTTGGCCTGCTGGAGGGCCACGCCGCCGAGCGGGTGGGCCGCGAGGTCGCCAAGGCCATGGCCGCGCCCAAGCCCTCGCGCTTCGTGCGCCTGCTGGCCGCCACGGACTGCCTGCGCCCCTGGCTGGCCGAGCTGGAAGCCTGCCGGAACGTTCCGGCCGGGCCAGCCCAATACCATGATTCAGACGTATTGGACCACATTTGCAGCGTCATGGACTGCGCCGCCGGGGACCCTCTGCTGGTCTGGATGGCCCTGGCGCACGACCTGGGCAAGGCCCTGACACAGCCTGAGCGCCTGCCCAGGCACCACGGCCACGACGAGGCCGGGGTGGCCGCCGCCGACACCCTGGGGCGCAGGCTGCGCATGCCCATGGCCTTCATCGAGGCGGGCATGGCCGCCGCCGGGGAGCACATGCGCGCGCACCGCTACCGGGAGCTGCGCCCCGGCACCAAGGTGGACCTGCTCATGCGCCTGGAGGCGCGCAGGCTCACCTCGCGCTTGTTCAAGCTGGTCGCCTGCGACGGCGGGGAGGACATGCTGCCCCAGGTCCGCCGGGAGCTGCGCGCCGTGCGGGCCGTGCGCCTGCCGGAGGACAAGCAGGATCAGGGCGAGGCCTCCGGGGCGCTGCTGCACCAGTTGCGCTGCGAGGCCATCTCGCGCGTCGCCGGGTAG
- a CDS encoding biotin--[acetyl-CoA-carboxylase] ligase yields MYLHGGFRSVAEIDGPTLPGPGALLWALGREELADPLCPDSLAGSHPAWEEDARRFAPWQEVSVTWCSACAQERWWVSPVRRQGRILVCGKCSSALDVARPLAENTMFEAWDSVLAVSQWAGRGQLRRQWLSPPGNVYSALVLPSVPKEYDSLLPLILGYCIAGFLRYKKLDAHIKWPNDLLVAEQKVGGILVEERRGVTVAGIGLNLVSAPHPDMLREAHAVPAGYLRAHGLKSGPLTLWAELVDFVKICYETTLQQGSPGNVAAMIEPLLCWLGETVAIRDGDETPWTARLAGLAHDGALRVMPAGGAGERLLTSGGIWRVREHPLKHPG; encoded by the coding sequence ATGTATCTGCATGGAGGTTTCCGATCCGTGGCGGAGATTGATGGTCCTACGCTGCCGGGGCCCGGGGCGCTCCTCTGGGCTTTGGGGCGGGAGGAGCTGGCTGACCCGCTGTGTCCTGACTCGCTGGCCGGGAGCCACCCGGCCTGGGAGGAGGATGCGCGCCGCTTCGCTCCTTGGCAAGAGGTTTCGGTGACGTGGTGTTCCGCCTGCGCGCAGGAGAGATGGTGGGTCTCCCCGGTGCGGCGGCAGGGAAGGATTCTGGTGTGCGGCAAGTGTTCCTCGGCCCTTGATGTGGCCAGGCCCCTGGCCGAAAACACCATGTTCGAAGCTTGGGATTCGGTGCTGGCGGTGTCCCAGTGGGCGGGGCGCGGCCAGCTGAGGCGGCAATGGCTTTCGCCGCCGGGCAACGTATACTCGGCGCTGGTGCTTCCTTCAGTGCCCAAGGAGTACGATTCGCTGCTGCCGCTCATCCTGGGCTACTGCATCGCGGGATTCCTGCGTTACAAAAAACTGGACGCGCACATCAAATGGCCCAACGACCTGCTGGTGGCCGAGCAGAAGGTGGGCGGCATCCTGGTGGAGGAGCGCAGGGGCGTGACCGTGGCCGGCATCGGCCTCAACCTTGTCAGCGCGCCCCATCCGGACATGCTGCGGGAGGCCCACGCGGTTCCCGCAGGATACCTGCGGGCGCACGGCCTGAAATCCGGTCCGCTCACGCTGTGGGCGGAACTTGTGGATTTTGTGAAAATTTGCTACGAAACCACTCTTCAACAAGGTTCACCCGGTAACGTCGCCGCCATGATCGAGCCTCTTCTGTGCTGGCTAGGCGAAACGGTCGCGATCCGGGACGGGGATGAGACTCCGTGGACGGCCCGGTTGGCGGGGCTCGCCCATGACGGAGCGCTCCGAGTCATGCCCGCAGGCGGAGCGGGCGAAAGACTTCTCACTTCTGGCGGCATTTGGCGGGTCCGCGAACACCCCCTCAAGCATCCAGGTTAG